The following proteins are encoded in a genomic region of Sulfurovum indicum:
- a CDS encoding phosphoadenylyl-sulfate reductase, whose protein sequence is MQKEIDELNRQLQNASAHEILTYLLQKYKNRVGLSSSTGTAGQVLTDMILKIDPNAYIFTLDTGRLYPETYDVLDATNLKYNTKIAVYFPKESSVQELYRTQGVNGHYESIEKRKNCCYIRKVEPLKRALKDVDVWITGLRSEQSVTRQQMPLVEYDEKFKVIKVNPLIAWSEKEVWEYIKEHNVPYNKLHDQGFPSIGCAPCTRAVEEGEDIRSGRWWWESPEHKECGLHTKH, encoded by the coding sequence ATGCAAAAAGAGATAGATGAGTTGAACAGACAACTTCAAAATGCTTCTGCTCATGAAATTCTGACATATCTTTTACAAAAGTATAAAAATAGAGTCGGACTCTCCTCGAGTACAGGTACGGCGGGACAGGTTCTGACAGATATGATCTTGAAAATAGATCCCAATGCATATATTTTCACTCTGGATACCGGAAGACTGTATCCTGAAACCTATGATGTACTGGATGCGACAAATTTAAAATACAACACCAAAATTGCTGTGTATTTTCCAAAAGAGTCAAGTGTTCAGGAGCTTTACCGAACGCAAGGTGTAAATGGTCATTATGAAAGTATAGAGAAACGAAAAAACTGCTGTTACATAAGAAAGGTAGAACCCCTTAAGAGGGCACTGAAAGATGTGGATGTCTGGATCACGGGTCTACGCAGCGAACAAAGCGTTACAAGACAACAGATGCCCTTGGTCGAATATGACGAGAAGTTTAAAGTCATCAAGGTCAATCCGCTTATAGCGTGGAGTGAAAAAGAGGTCTGGGAGTATATTAAGGAACACAATGTCCCCTATAACAAACTGCATGACCAGGGTTTCCCGAGCATAGGATGCGCACCCTGTACCAGAGCCGTTGAAGAGGGTGAAGATATACGATCAGGAAGATGGTGGTGGGAAAGCCCTGAACACAAAGAGTGCGGACTGCACACGAAACATTAG
- a CDS encoding phosphoadenylyl-sulfate reductase encodes MQLQIEGINKELQNASVHEVLKYFLEKYKDRVSLSSSFGAEDQVLTDLILNIDADTHIFTLDTGRLHPETYDVMDATNLKYNTKIAVYFPEASNVEALYRTQGVNGHYESIEKRKHCCFVRKIEPLQRALKDVDVWITGLRSEQSVTRQQMPLVEYDEKFKVIKVNPLIAWSEKEVWEYIKEHNVPYNKLHDQGFPSIGCAPCTRAVEEGEDIRSGRWWWESPEHKECGLHKGDKHAKRDR; translated from the coding sequence ATGCAGTTACAGATAGAAGGTATTAATAAAGAACTTCAGAATGCTTCAGTGCATGAGGTACTGAAGTATTTTTTGGAAAAGTATAAAGATAGAGTATCACTCTCATCAAGTTTTGGTGCAGAAGATCAGGTTTTGACAGATCTGATATTGAATATAGATGCGGATACGCATATATTTACGCTTGATACCGGGCGGCTGCATCCTGAAACCTATGATGTGATGGATGCAACCAATTTAAAATACAACACCAAAATTGCTGTGTATTTTCCAGAAGCTTCAAATGTGGAAGCACTCTATAGAACGCAGGGGGTCAACGGACATTATGAAAGTATTGAAAAAAGAAAACATTGTTGTTTTGTAAGGAAGATAGAGCCTTTGCAGAGGGCACTGAAAGATGTGGATGTCTGGATCACGGGTCTACGCAGCGAACAAAGCGTTACAAGACAACAGATGCCCTTGGTCGAATATGACGAGAAGTTCAAAGTCATCAAGGTCAATCCGCTGATAGCGTGGAGTGAAAAAGAGGTCTGGGAGTACATTAAGGAACACAATGTCCCCTATAACAAACTGCATGACCAGGGTTTCCCGAGCATAGGATGCGCACCCTGTACCAGAGCCGTTGAAGAGGGTGAAGATATACGATCAGGAAGATGGTGGTGGGAAAGCCCTGAACACAAAGAGTGTGGACTGCACAAAGGAGACAAGCATGCAAAAAGAGATAGATGA
- a CDS encoding DUF2061 domain-containing protein, producing MKEKAYRSIVKTVSWRALGTLDTIVISYLVTGNLTMAASIGSIELVTKMILYYYHERAWNKISLGKYKPTKDDYVI from the coding sequence TTGAAAGAGAAAGCGTATAGATCCATTGTCAAAACGGTCTCCTGGAGAGCGTTGGGTACATTGGACACAATTGTTATTTCATACCTTGTTACCGGTAATCTGACCATGGCAGCTTCGATCGGGTCAATTGAGTTGGTTACCAAGATGATTTTATATTATTACCATGAAAGAGCATGGAACAAAATCAGCCTGGGTAAATACAAGCCGACCAAAGATGATTATGTGATATAG
- a CDS encoding DUF4395 family protein: MNSITHREYGFEAKGHTRIVAVFVVMTVMAYLLSGYISLLILLTYHFFVRLYISPLFSPLEFMAGYVSNYQSNSSEDSQKEFAAHLALLLTSLSLILELYGHSGLGYMSVFLLLVWKSFEVCRNICFGCKLYEFVWKKGIEIVSL; encoded by the coding sequence ATGAACAGTATTACACATAGAGAATACGGATTTGAAGCTAAAGGTCATACACGAATTGTTGCGGTGTTTGTTGTGATGACTGTCATGGCCTATCTGTTGTCTGGCTATATATCTCTGTTGATATTATTGACTTATCATTTTTTTGTTCGGTTGTATATAAGTCCTCTGTTCAGCCCTTTGGAGTTCATGGCAGGTTATGTATCAAATTATCAAAGTAACAGTAGTGAAGATTCGCAGAAGGAGTTCGCAGCACATCTGGCACTTTTATTGACAAGTCTCTCTCTGATTCTGGAGTTGTATGGTCATTCCGGTCTGGGATATATGTCTGTTTTTTTATTGTTGGTCTGGAAAAGCTTTGAAGTTTGCAGAAATATCTGTTTTGGCTGCAAACTATATGAGTTTGTCTGGAAAAAAGGAATTGAAATAGTCTCATTGTGA
- a CDS encoding sensor histidine kinase: MLFWFGGVSAVLLILFSFSFYYVVEQSITLKIQNQLYKQAIQAEDKLTAGESIDHLLQKELMQGYEAAVFREGKLIGKSRNFHLKNPEFYLDYTDRFVMLKSEKYLKGVYVLTLSKPFIGKLIVTTHEINNTIEDIIDTLLALIPVLLLILLFLGSKLIDKILVPLRHITKTANEISVNNFSGTIALPDKEDEIKALVEAFNEMIVRLKEGVENLNRFNSDVSHELRTPLTAIKGEIEITLRKLREPDEYIQSLQSIAYEAEQIEHIVENLLLLTKYTKENIDQTFELCHLDAMVLNVLEKYDALLKAKELELNIQILEPVATEASSILLSIIFTNLIDNALKYTPNRKSVSISLYRKDNRIHFIIKDEGIGISKEKVSKVTDRFYRVDSSRNKKIKGFGLGLSLVKKSVELHNGEMHIASVLNEGTTVHIVL; the protein is encoded by the coding sequence GTGTTGTTTTGGTTTGGTGGTGTGAGTGCTGTATTGTTAATACTGTTCAGTTTTTCTTTTTATTATGTTGTTGAACAGAGCATTACATTAAAAATACAGAATCAACTTTACAAGCAGGCCATTCAAGCAGAAGATAAACTGACAGCAGGAGAGTCCATAGATCATCTCTTACAGAAAGAGTTGATGCAGGGTTATGAAGCAGCGGTATTCAGAGAAGGTAAACTGATTGGGAAAAGTAGAAACTTTCATCTGAAAAACCCTGAATTCTATCTGGATTACACTGATCGGTTTGTGATGCTTAAATCTGAGAAATATCTCAAAGGAGTCTATGTCTTAACACTGTCAAAACCTTTTATTGGCAAATTGATCGTAACAACCCATGAGATCAATAATACGATCGAAGATATTATAGATACGCTACTTGCACTGATACCTGTACTTCTTTTAATACTTCTGTTTTTGGGAAGTAAATTGATCGACAAGATCCTGGTGCCTCTCAGACATATTACCAAAACAGCAAATGAGATCAGTGTCAACAATTTTTCCGGAACCATTGCCCTTCCTGACAAAGAAGATGAGATCAAAGCACTGGTTGAAGCATTTAATGAGATGATCGTCAGATTGAAAGAGGGAGTTGAAAACCTAAACCGTTTCAACAGTGATGTTTCACATGAACTGAGAACACCGCTGACCGCGATCAAAGGGGAAATAGAGATAACCCTTCGTAAACTGCGTGAGCCTGATGAATATATTCAGAGTCTACAGAGCATAGCATATGAGGCAGAGCAGATAGAGCATATTGTAGAGAATTTACTGCTGCTTACCAAATACACGAAAGAGAACATTGATCAGACATTTGAACTGTGCCATCTTGATGCTATGGTATTGAACGTACTGGAAAAGTATGATGCCCTACTTAAAGCAAAAGAGTTGGAACTCAACATACAAATACTTGAACCGGTTGCAACAGAAGCAAGTTCCATACTTTTATCGATCATTTTCACAAACCTTATAGACAATGCACTGAAATATACACCAAACCGAAAGAGTGTTTCGATCTCACTTTACAGGAAAGACAACAGGATACATTTCATCATTAAGGATGAAGGCATAGGAATTTCCAAAGAAAAAGTGTCAAAAGTAACCGACAGGTTCTACAGGGTCGACAGTTCAAGAAACAAAAAGATCAAAGGATTTGGACTGGGGCTTTCTCTTGTCAAGAAGAGTGTTGAACTGCATAACGGAGAAATGCATATCGCTTCTGTATTAAATGAGGGTACAACAGTCCATATTGTTCTCTGA
- a CDS encoding response regulator transcription factor, with product MKILIVEDEEHILSFLTRGFREDGHLVESSMDGEEGEYMSSTNRYDIIILDWMLPGKNGLEILHSLRNKQIKTPVIMLTAKGETEEKVAVLTAGADDYLVKPFAYEELLARVGALYRRSAMEGSNTISIQDITLDLDAKTVYKEGETITLSQKEFELLLFLVKHKNNMVTNAMIEEQLWSSDTVINSNVIQVTVYHLRKKIGKHLIKSFRGLGYKIESQ from the coding sequence ATGAAGATATTGATCGTAGAAGATGAGGAGCATATTCTTTCTTTTTTGACAAGAGGATTTCGTGAGGACGGGCATCTTGTGGAGAGCAGTATGGATGGTGAAGAGGGTGAGTATATGTCGAGTACGAATCGTTATGACATCATTATACTTGACTGGATGCTGCCTGGTAAAAATGGGCTTGAAATCTTGCATAGCTTACGAAATAAGCAGATAAAAACACCGGTTATTATGCTTACTGCAAAGGGTGAAACAGAAGAGAAGGTAGCAGTTCTGACAGCAGGTGCAGATGATTATCTGGTGAAACCTTTTGCCTATGAAGAACTGCTGGCAAGAGTAGGTGCATTGTATAGAAGAAGTGCTATGGAGGGCAGTAATACCATTAGTATCCAGGATATAACACTTGATCTTGATGCAAAAACCGTTTACAAAGAGGGTGAAACAATTACTTTGAGTCAAAAAGAGTTTGAGCTCTTGCTTTTTCTTGTCAAACATAAGAACAATATGGTAACCAATGCCATGATTGAAGAGCAGCTTTGGAGCAGTGATACAGTCATCAACAGCAATGTCATACAGGTAACGGTTTATCACTTGAGAAAAAAAATAGGGAAGCACCTGATCAAAAGTTTCAGGGGGTTGGGATATAAAATTGAAAGCCAATAG
- a CDS encoding EAL domain-containing protein: MSFMRIFLLFLPILLSAQNIKIAVVAHHGIDQAEKDWMPTITYLNEKIPEHHFQLVPFLPTQFPKLKEEVRAGTIDFIISPPAMYVELELTVGASKMLTLAKENNVTQFGSVIFTHRSSNITSLSQIDNNTRIAAIAPFGFGGWLIGYEILKYHHIPLNEKDVEFLGTQEKIVKAILDNKADIGIVRTGILEKLQSEKEVDLNKITVLHQLIHKNFPFLCSTELYPEWAFARTKHVHNDIAKKVVLTLLSLPKNSDITKNSDSPYHWTAPYNYQKVKELMKRLEIGYYADLKSEVLQKWVKQNEEVIFFILLLFMVVLLLSFIREYRTNKKLRQEKEAKDALLKQVEYHAYHDKLTKLFNRTYLEEVVSTEKSFSIIMLDINNFSYINMSYGFEIGDKLLVKVADILKEAFDAHSAYRLYSDEFALLFNEEIDFKEKIKQIQNYFHNNTIQIETITLHLSFSYGAAYDRDKVIRNTTLALKKSKERGKDRYYIFYEKRDSIDYTKREAFISMHNLLCEALEKDKIVPYFQGIWNNKRNTITKFEVLARIENDDQLISPNQFLEAAQLSGFLPNITKVMIDKSFKMMAENDYSFSINITEDDLSRNYLCVYLNEKSKQYGIKPERVILEILEGMSATGQQDNIRQLEQLKREGYSLAIDDFGAEYSNFERTLELDVDFIKIDAKYIKDIDVNQRSYNVAKSIAFFAKQSNIPCIAEFVHNAAIQKVVEELGIEYSQGYYFSEPSEIPR, from the coding sequence ATGAGTTTTATGCGTATTTTTTTACTGTTTTTACCAATACTTTTAAGTGCACAGAATATAAAAATTGCCGTAGTTGCCCATCACGGTATAGATCAGGCAGAAAAAGACTGGATGCCTACCATTACCTACTTGAATGAAAAAATCCCAGAACACCATTTTCAACTTGTTCCGTTTCTTCCAACTCAGTTCCCCAAGTTAAAAGAAGAGGTAAGGGCCGGCACAATAGACTTTATTATCTCTCCGCCTGCAATGTATGTTGAACTGGAATTAACAGTAGGTGCTTCCAAAATGCTCACTTTGGCAAAAGAGAACAATGTTACCCAATTTGGATCTGTAATTTTTACTCATAGATCATCTAATATAACCAGCTTGTCTCAAATAGACAATAATACCAGAATAGCTGCAATTGCACCATTTGGATTTGGCGGTTGGCTAATAGGTTATGAGATATTAAAATATCATCATATACCATTGAATGAAAAAGATGTTGAGTTTTTGGGTACACAGGAAAAGATTGTCAAAGCTATACTTGATAATAAAGCAGATATTGGAATTGTTCGAACAGGGATTTTGGAAAAATTGCAATCAGAAAAAGAGGTTGACTTAAATAAAATCACTGTTTTACATCAACTTATACATAAAAACTTTCCTTTCCTTTGCAGCACTGAATTATATCCGGAATGGGCTTTTGCACGAACAAAACATGTGCATAACGATATTGCCAAAAAAGTTGTTCTTACACTTTTATCCCTTCCTAAAAATAGTGATATTACCAAAAACTCAGATTCTCCCTATCACTGGACGGCACCATATAATTACCAAAAAGTAAAAGAGTTGATGAAGAGATTGGAAATCGGCTATTATGCAGACTTAAAATCTGAAGTTCTTCAAAAGTGGGTTAAGCAGAATGAAGAAGTTATTTTTTTCATTTTGCTGCTCTTCATGGTTGTACTCCTTCTCTCTTTTATCCGTGAATATAGAACCAACAAAAAATTACGTCAGGAGAAAGAAGCAAAAGATGCACTCTTAAAGCAGGTCGAATATCATGCTTATCATGACAAATTGACCAAACTTTTCAACCGTACCTATTTGGAAGAAGTAGTAAGCACAGAAAAATCATTTTCTATTATTATGTTGGATATCAATAACTTCAGCTATATTAATATGTCTTACGGTTTTGAAATTGGAGACAAACTGTTGGTCAAAGTAGCTGATATTCTAAAAGAAGCTTTTGATGCACACTCCGCTTATCGTTTATACTCTGATGAGTTTGCTTTGCTTTTTAATGAAGAGATCGACTTTAAAGAAAAAATAAAACAAATTCAAAACTATTTTCACAATAATACAATTCAAATTGAGACGATTACGCTTCATCTATCATTTTCATACGGTGCTGCCTATGACAGGGATAAAGTAATCCGAAATACTACGTTGGCACTAAAGAAATCAAAAGAACGGGGAAAAGACAGATACTATATTTTTTATGAAAAAAGGGATAGCATTGACTATACGAAGCGTGAAGCCTTTATCTCAATGCATAATCTGTTATGTGAAGCACTGGAGAAAGATAAAATTGTTCCATATTTTCAGGGTATCTGGAACAATAAAAGAAATACAATTACAAAATTTGAAGTACTGGCACGTATTGAAAATGATGATCAACTAATATCTCCAAACCAGTTTTTGGAAGCAGCACAGTTATCGGGATTTTTACCAAATATAACCAAAGTAATGATTGACAAAAGTTTTAAAATGATGGCTGAAAACGACTACTCTTTTTCAATTAACATTACGGAAGATGATCTAAGTAGAAACTATTTATGTGTATATCTTAATGAGAAATCCAAACAATATGGTATTAAACCCGAACGTGTTATTTTAGAGATCCTTGAAGGGATGAGTGCCACTGGACAACAAGACAATATACGACAGCTGGAACAACTTAAAAGGGAGGGGTATTCCCTGGCAATAGATGATTTTGGTGCTGAATACTCCAATTTTGAAAGAACACTTGAACTTGATGTTGATTTTATTAAAATTGATGCAAAATACATCAAAGATATAGATGTTAATCAACGTAGTTACAATGTTGCTAAAAGTATTGCTTTTTTTGCAAAGCAAAGTAATATACCCTGTATTGCAGAGTTTGTACACAATGCTGCAATACAGAAAGTGGTTGAAGAGCTGGGTATTGAGTATTCTCAGGGCTACTACTTTTCAGAACCATCTGAAATACCGAGATAG
- a CDS encoding cytochrome P460 family protein, producing the protein MKTVTKVLLSTVLVSGLFAQSDVYLTNNSRVPDLKMPDNKLPFKGIEGYQNYKIVATHFRTDKNEIRYVLANPVAYNALTQHEKIMPEGSKIVKIGWSVKKMPTWPGALEADKIQRVEYMLKDSKKFNHNGDHWGYARFVKTKDGYKPWAKGAQGCISCHASVKNDDYLFTHFQKTF; encoded by the coding sequence ATGAAAACAGTAACAAAAGTTTTACTCTCAACAGTTTTAGTTTCAGGTTTGTTCGCGCAATCTGATGTCTATTTAACAAACAACTCCAGGGTACCGGATTTAAAAATGCCAGATAACAAATTGCCTTTCAAAGGGATAGAAGGGTATCAAAACTATAAAATTGTAGCTACACATTTTAGAACAGATAAAAATGAAATACGATATGTTTTAGCAAATCCTGTTGCATATAATGCTCTTACACAGCATGAGAAGATTATGCCAGAGGGGAGTAAAATTGTTAAAATAGGATGGAGTGTTAAAAAAATGCCAACATGGCCGGGTGCACTTGAAGCAGATAAAATACAAAGAGTTGAGTATATGCTGAAGGATAGTAAAAAATTCAACCACAATGGTGATCACTGGGGCTATGCCCGTTTTGTCAAAACCAAGGATGGCTACAAACCCTGGGCTAAAGGAGCACAGGGGTGTATCTCGTGCCATGCGAGTGTAAAAAATGATGATTATCTCTTTACTCATTTTCAAAAAACTTTTTAA
- a CDS encoding TDT family transporter, with amino-acid sequence MGIKPLTHNSLSEVVRNFTPNWFTLNMGTGIAFLTLHNIKANLFASQMFWGEILWLVDIFFFVLFSVLFIARIVFYPEAVKLMFKHPVQSMFLGAIPMALVPILEGFAIFGPSLLGDMALDISLYLWWFDALLAAGVGWLLPYFMFTIQKEHKLENMTAVWLLPIVASEVTASAGGMLAPYFSAATAETMLVTSYILWAFSVPLALSVLVILFLRLVSHKLPEKALAVTSWLTLGPLGTGALGLLLLGNASRTVLMGTGLENVAEFLYSFGFIVGLLLWGYGLWWYVMAWIITLKYFKEGLPFNMGWWGFTFPVGVFTAATLQLWKATDYEVFKLLGILFAIQLAVFWILVFIKTLKGMWSGYLFQAPCLSPETGLPKPEEECEKFAKKRSDGK; translated from the coding sequence ATGGGGATAAAACCATTAACACACAATAGTCTCAGCGAAGTTGTTCGAAACTTTACACCAAACTGGTTTACCTTGAATATGGGTACGGGTATCGCTTTTTTAACGTTGCACAATATAAAAGCAAACTTATTTGCTTCTCAGATGTTTTGGGGTGAGATACTTTGGCTTGTTGACATCTTTTTCTTTGTGTTGTTTTCAGTATTATTTATTGCAAGAATAGTTTTTTATCCGGAAGCTGTTAAATTGATGTTCAAACACCCCGTCCAATCAATGTTTTTGGGGGCTATTCCTATGGCACTTGTCCCCATACTGGAAGGATTCGCTATCTTTGGGCCTTCTTTACTTGGTGATATGGCTTTAGATATTTCTCTTTATTTGTGGTGGTTCGATGCATTGTTAGCAGCAGGTGTCGGTTGGCTTCTTCCCTATTTTATGTTTACTATACAAAAAGAGCATAAGCTTGAAAATATGACAGCAGTATGGCTTTTACCTATTGTGGCATCAGAGGTTACAGCTTCTGCCGGTGGAATGCTTGCTCCATATTTTTCTGCTGCAACAGCTGAAACCATGTTGGTCACCAGTTATATTTTATGGGCATTTTCTGTACCGTTGGCACTCTCTGTACTGGTTATTCTATTTTTGAGACTTGTATCACATAAACTGCCCGAAAAAGCATTGGCAGTTACCAGCTGGTTAACATTGGGGCCGCTTGGAACAGGGGCATTAGGTCTTCTTTTGCTTGGAAATGCTTCTCGGACAGTATTGATGGGTACAGGACTGGAAAATGTTGCAGAGTTTTTATATTCATTTGGATTTATAGTCGGGTTGCTTCTTTGGGGATATGGTTTGTGGTGGTATGTCATGGCATGGATCATTACATTAAAGTATTTTAAAGAGGGGCTTCCTTTTAACATGGGATGGTGGGGATTTACATTTCCGGTTGGAGTCTTTACGGCAGCAACTCTGCAGTTATGGAAGGCTACTGACTATGAAGTGTTTAAACTGCTTGGTATATTATTTGCCATTCAGCTTGCTGTATTTTGGATCCTGGTATTTATAAAAACACTGAAAGGCATGTGGAGCGGATATCTTTTTCAGGCACCTTGTCTCTCTCCTGAGACCGGACTTCCAAAGCCGGAAGAAGAGTGTGAAAAGTTTGCCAAAAAGAGATCTGATGGAAAATAG
- a CDS encoding transglutaminase-like domain-containing protein, producing MPLHNMYQKVKFFKYSGNFDASHINRKNIYDAQILYAQWHASDTSKQLTIEMEIETLDRSVSLKKIKKASQANLPVPEDVRLYLQPTTHIPTDGKVALKTMEITKGITDRFQKVEAIYNWITETTFRDPSIVGCGVGHAGKMIESGYFGGKCTDISSLFVAFLRSAGIPAREVFGIRVGKSHFSKILGKSDKHGFADISTWQHCRVEYYIPGAGWIPSDPADITKLELGEGLKYSDQRVQELKKRYLHSWEMNWIGFNHGRDFVLYPEPEQYPLNMLGYPYGEIEDEVLDYYSPKHFSYRITSQELGLK from the coding sequence TTGCCTTTACATAATATGTATCAAAAAGTAAAATTTTTCAAATATAGTGGAAACTTTGATGCGAGTCATATAAATAGAAAAAATATTTATGATGCTCAAATACTTTATGCACAATGGCATGCAAGTGACACATCAAAACAGTTAACCATTGAAATGGAGATCGAGACACTTGACAGAAGTGTCTCCTTAAAGAAGATAAAAAAGGCAAGTCAAGCAAACCTTCCTGTACCAGAGGATGTCAGGCTCTATTTACAGCCAACCACACATATACCTACAGATGGAAAAGTGGCACTTAAAACCATGGAAATCACAAAAGGGATAACAGACAGGTTTCAGAAAGTTGAGGCTATTTACAATTGGATAACTGAAACAACCTTTCGAGACCCATCAATTGTGGGATGTGGTGTCGGTCATGCCGGAAAAATGATAGAAAGTGGCTATTTTGGCGGAAAATGTACAGATATCAGTTCACTTTTTGTCGCATTTTTACGCTCAGCCGGTATTCCGGCCAGAGAGGTATTTGGAATTAGAGTTGGCAAATCACATTTTTCAAAAATATTAGGCAAATCAGACAAACATGGATTTGCAGATATCTCTACATGGCAACATTGTCGCGTAGAGTACTATATTCCTGGCGCAGGATGGATACCAAGTGACCCTGCAGATATTACAAAACTGGAGTTGGGAGAGGGGTTGAAGTATAGTGATCAAAGAGTACAGGAACTCAAAAAAAGATATCTGCACTCATGGGAGATGAATTGGATCGGGTTTAATCATGGACGAGACTTTGTACTCTATCCTGAGCCTGAGCAGTATCCTCTTAATATGCTTGGATATCCTTATGGTGAAATAGAGGATGAAGTGTTGGACTACTATTCTCCCAAACATTTTTCCTATCGTATCACTTCTCAAGAACTGGGGTTGAAATGA
- a CDS encoding mercuric transporter MerT family protein produces the protein MNEKKTFYTLIAGSLLSAVLAGSCCLAPFLFLVFGVSMSSLSFLQIFAPYQNYFIFFSMISILYLWYDYFKRKRRSAICTDRLCSHYLHYLLIGSVIVPVLITYPYWATYILE, from the coding sequence ATGAATGAGAAAAAAACATTTTATACCCTCATAGCGGGGTCTCTCCTATCTGCTGTTTTGGCAGGAAGCTGCTGTTTGGCCCCTTTTCTCTTTTTGGTATTTGGTGTAAGTATGAGCTCTCTATCATTTCTACAAATTTTTGCACCCTATCAAAACTATTTTATCTTTTTTTCAATGATAAGTATCCTCTATCTCTGGTATGACTACTTCAAGAGAAAAAGAAGAAGTGCCATCTGTACCGATAGACTTTGCAGCCACTATCTACACTATCTGCTCATTGGATCTGTCATTGTACCTGTGTTGATAACATACCCCTACTGGGCAACTTATATTTTGGAGTAA
- a CDS encoding heavy-metal-associated domain-containing protein, which yields MKILLVFIIHFTLFAEDKTALIKVTGMTCPMCTTAIKKSLKKVDGVIKAKVKLNTAVATVTFREKVTQGQLLKAIADVGYKGEFISVK from the coding sequence ATGAAAATATTGTTAGTATTCATCATCCATTTTACTCTTTTTGCTGAAGATAAAACAGCTTTAATCAAAGTGACAGGGATGACCTGTCCTATGTGTACAACAGCAATTAAAAAAAGTTTAAAAAAAGTAGATGGTGTGATTAAAGCAAAAGTAAAACTCAATACAGCAGTCGCAACCGTAACCTTTCGGGAAAAAGTCACACAAGGACAGCTGCTTAAAGCCATAGCTGATGTGGGATACAAAGGAGAATTTATCTCCGTAAAGTAG
- a CDS encoding HAD family hydrolase: MIKIPNFKNVEIKNILFDYNGTLAKNGKVGKKRRSLLQKICKQYNVYVITADTFGSVHEELKDFDLEVVVLTSDNHTKEKEIFLKSLDRERTIALGNGNNDVDMLKSAVISIAILGDEGCAKETLLASDIVCKSIIDAMGLLLYPKRLTATLRR, translated from the coding sequence ATGATAAAAATACCAAACTTCAAAAATGTTGAGATTAAAAATATTCTTTTTGATTACAATGGAACATTGGCAAAAAATGGAAAAGTAGGTAAAAAAAGAAGATCCCTGCTCCAAAAGATATGCAAACAGTATAACGTCTATGTCATTACTGCCGATACTTTTGGAAGTGTTCATGAAGAGCTTAAAGATTTTGATTTGGAAGTGGTTGTTTTAACGAGTGACAATCATACAAAGGAGAAAGAAATATTTCTTAAAAGCTTGGACAGGGAAAGAACTATCGCCCTTGGTAATGGAAACAATGATGTTGATATGTTAAAGTCTGCTGTGATCTCAATCGCTATTTTAGGAGATGAGGGATGTGCCAAAGAGACACTTTTAGCTTCAGATATTGTCTGTAAAAGTATTATTGATGCAATGGGTCTACTTTTGTATCCTAAACGTTTAACCGCTACTTTACGGAGATAA